One segment of Pyrococcus sp. ST04 DNA contains the following:
- a CDS encoding class III signal peptide-containing protein, with amino-acid sequence MRKGQISLEFMFLFMIFVLMLVYSLKLTSFSSSPSQDVLAAQIGVEAKGLASSISNAISQVYAQGPGAKVTTYYRLTYLRDPNYIEKAFFINNPIICISYRNGTYVMLLNGTEPISVNFEGVNKNAFFAMSLYRRDFLTNTTVFPDQILNVNFGGTFVNLACVKLSPANLPKMLKIVVEWNPEIENIWQYNSTSQEIVININPGG; translated from the coding sequence ATGCGGAAGGGTCAAATTTCCCTAGAGTTCATGTTCCTATTTATGATATTTGTCCTTATGTTAGTGTACTCTTTGAAGTTAACGAGTTTTTCTAGTTCTCCTTCTCAAGATGTTCTCGCTGCTCAAATTGGTGTTGAGGCGAAAGGCCTTGCAAGCTCTATATCGAATGCAATAAGCCAGGTCTATGCTCAAGGTCCGGGGGCGAAGGTTACCACGTATTATAGGTTAACATACCTTAGAGATCCTAACTACATAGAGAAAGCTTTTTTCATAAATAATCCCATTATATGCATATCCTACAGAAACGGAACTTATGTAATGCTTTTAAATGGAACTGAGCCTATAAGCGTCAACTTCGAAGGTGTTAATAAGAATGCTTTCTTTGCAATGTCCCTATATAGGAGGGACTTCCTTACAAACACAACGGTATTTCCTGACCAAATTTTGAATGTGAACTTTGGAGGAACCTTTGTAAATCTTGCTTGTGTTAAATTATCACCGGCGAACCTCCCCAAAATGTTGAAAATAGTAGTTGAATGGAATCCCGAGATTGAAAATATTTGGCAGTACAATTCAACGTCTCAAGAAATTGTGATAAACATTAATCCAGGTGGTTAG
- a CDS encoding tubulin/FtsZ family protein, protein MRAIIIGIGQCGTKIADIFSLVDFEALAINTSRGDLEYLKHIPPERRILIGESIVGGKGVNANPVLGREAMKRDLPMVMKKINSLVGYEDVDIFFLTFGFGGGTGAGGTPVLAEALKEEYPDSLVVAVGALPLKEEGIRPTINAAITIDKLSKIVDSIIAIDNNKLKESGEDISQAYEKINYAIVERIASLLALIDVPGEQTLDASDLKFVLRAMGSFATIGYAKADASKIKSLSRLIIRSFETEGLYLDVNIESALYGLVAIHGPPEALKAKDIFEALNELTERIKGKQIFRGFYPDPREREVEVVTLLSGIYESKSIEEIILTAKKYARDFMKAKEESEIKKKELLSGLPDFDDIYPGEVDD, encoded by the coding sequence GTGAGGGCAATAATAATAGGAATAGGCCAGTGCGGGACAAAGATAGCAGACATATTTTCTTTAGTTGATTTTGAGGCATTGGCCATAAACACTTCAAGAGGAGATCTTGAATATCTGAAGCATATCCCTCCAGAAAGGAGGATCCTGATAGGCGAGAGCATAGTTGGGGGTAAAGGGGTAAATGCAAATCCCGTTCTCGGGAGAGAGGCAATGAAAAGAGATCTTCCGATGGTAATGAAAAAAATAAACTCCCTAGTTGGGTACGAGGACGTTGATATATTTTTCTTGACTTTCGGGTTTGGAGGTGGGACTGGAGCCGGCGGCACTCCAGTCTTGGCAGAAGCACTCAAAGAGGAGTACCCTGATTCCCTTGTTGTTGCAGTAGGAGCACTGCCACTAAAGGAGGAGGGAATAAGGCCAACTATAAATGCCGCAATAACTATAGACAAGCTCTCAAAGATAGTTGACTCAATAATAGCAATAGACAACAATAAGCTCAAGGAGAGTGGTGAAGATATAAGCCAGGCCTATGAAAAGATAAACTATGCAATTGTTGAAAGAATAGCCTCTTTGTTGGCTTTGATCGACGTTCCTGGAGAACAAACGTTGGATGCAAGTGATTTGAAGTTTGTTCTTAGGGCAATGGGCAGTTTTGCTACAATTGGATATGCAAAAGCAGATGCTTCAAAGATCAAAAGCCTGTCAAGGCTGATAATAAGATCGTTCGAGACAGAGGGACTCTACCTTGATGTTAACATAGAGTCGGCACTTTACGGTCTTGTAGCTATCCATGGGCCTCCTGAAGCCTTAAAGGCTAAAGACATATTTGAGGCATTAAATGAGCTCACGGAAAGGATAAAGGGAAAGCAGATATTTAGGGGATTCTACCCAGATCCTAGGGAGAGGGAAGTTGAGGTTGTTACACTGTTAAGTGGGATATACGAAAGTAAGAGTATAGAAGAGATAATCTTGACCGCAAAGAAATATGCCAGAGATTTTATGAAAGCTAAAGAGGAAAGTGAGATAAAGAAAAAAGAATTACTAAGTGGTCTTCCAGACTTTGACGATATATACCCTGGTGAGGTTGATGATTAA
- a CDS encoding prenyltransferase/squalene oxidase repeat-containing protein, with amino-acid sequence MRMKIAVALIFINILLLPMSALEILDYSVDISKDFPDDNKTENLSLIVFALSLALNKSENLSVDEAWKRVEELLSWQNPDGGWGYFYGSVSSVPDTGYALIALAEAKKAFSFDKNKERKIVEAINRGISFLTESFTGDGWGYLKGMKPDYRSTLLASAALVFLETKLDLVEKAYSIIRDKMPSDPYHLYLWIIVTRKVTGETPSDALEKLATLNTALGAYAILSLKGLNFEAAKLLTKVEEEKEDWPDKYYPLYATMAFSLVSENLVSPQEDVLGKACSILQSLQNEDGGWGIYRGSPSSVSTTYFVLKAVKICNPSSDAAQRGLEFMRKVLFREEQLILRDRYMREEYLFALLSLLEYNALSLEEKQHAKELILSTYWGDSFGRQPLIVALAVEALWRLGVSKYDPIIHENVEWLLSMKNDGGWGYVFRTPITYWYFAPEYPETTIIFSSLLNVARLDDLHDTIEYILNNPPSQEWEKLYLYVLLSKLGFKPTWEIPKVEDFYESPLLDATFIMYYTLFPEVPKVNIYTVLTSIKGKKVKILTTSPSIAGVVSDGLKEIFHTNTSIRTTVLIKIPEYGNYILIYPLGRVDVSKYNADVKIGIMKGVLAVNGIPLYGDGVLLIVPGRNRDGELLFVLYKGRNTEDIANLLFNTPILKYLHGKAIVASWVDENRDDEVQENEISVIFI; translated from the coding sequence ATGAGGATGAAGATTGCAGTAGCCCTGATATTCATTAATATTTTATTGCTTCCGATGTCAGCATTAGAAATACTTGACTATTCCGTGGATATTTCGAAGGACTTTCCCGATGATAATAAAACAGAAAATCTTAGCTTGATAGTATTTGCACTTAGCCTAGCCCTTAATAAGAGCGAGAATTTGTCTGTAGATGAAGCCTGGAAGAGAGTCGAGGAGCTACTATCTTGGCAAAATCCAGATGGTGGGTGGGGATACTTTTATGGGAGTGTGAGTTCAGTTCCAGATACCGGATATGCACTAATAGCTCTTGCAGAAGCTAAAAAAGCATTTTCTTTTGATAAAAATAAGGAGAGGAAAATAGTAGAGGCTATAAATAGAGGAATTAGTTTTCTTACGGAGTCTTTTACTGGAGACGGATGGGGATATTTAAAAGGTATGAAGCCCGATTATAGAAGTACCCTATTAGCTTCTGCAGCTCTGGTATTCTTAGAAACTAAGCTTGATCTAGTTGAGAAAGCATATTCAATAATAAGGGATAAAATGCCTTCCGATCCTTATCATCTCTATCTCTGGATAATTGTAACTAGAAAAGTCACAGGTGAAACACCCTCGGATGCCCTTGAAAAATTAGCAACCCTAAACACCGCCCTAGGGGCATATGCTATTCTTTCTCTTAAAGGTTTAAATTTTGAAGCGGCAAAGTTATTAACAAAGGTCGAGGAGGAGAAAGAGGATTGGCCTGATAAATACTACCCCTTATATGCAACGATGGCATTTTCTTTAGTTTCAGAGAACTTAGTGAGCCCTCAAGAAGATGTCTTAGGCAAGGCCTGTAGTATTCTCCAGAGTCTTCAAAATGAAGATGGTGGATGGGGAATATATAGAGGATCTCCTTCAAGTGTTTCAACAACATACTTCGTTTTAAAGGCTGTAAAGATATGCAACCCCAGTAGCGATGCCGCTCAGAGAGGACTCGAATTTATGAGAAAGGTTCTCTTTAGAGAAGAACAACTTATTCTCAGGGATAGATATATGAGAGAAGAATATCTATTTGCTCTTCTATCCCTTTTAGAGTATAATGCTCTCTCACTAGAAGAAAAACAACATGCTAAAGAATTAATTCTTAGTACATATTGGGGAGATAGTTTTGGGAGACAACCATTAATAGTGGCTCTTGCAGTTGAAGCATTATGGAGATTGGGTGTATCTAAGTATGATCCAATTATACATGAAAACGTTGAGTGGTTATTATCTATGAAAAATGATGGGGGATGGGGTTACGTCTTTAGAACCCCAATAACTTACTGGTATTTTGCCCCAGAGTACCCAGAGACTACCATAATCTTTAGTTCTCTCTTAAACGTGGCTCGTCTGGATGATCTCCACGATACAATAGAATATATCCTAAATAACCCACCCTCGCAAGAGTGGGAGAAACTTTATCTTTACGTCTTATTGTCAAAACTCGGCTTTAAGCCAACATGGGAAATTCCAAAGGTGGAAGACTTTTACGAGAGCCCACTGCTTGACGCAACCTTTATTATGTACTACACACTCTTCCCTGAAGTTCCAAAAGTGAATATATACACGGTACTAACAAGCATAAAAGGAAAGAAAGTTAAGATACTAACAACGAGTCCAAGCATAGCTGGTGTCGTTTCAGATGGGTTAAAGGAAATATTCCACACCAATACTAGCATAAGGACTACAGTTCTGATTAAGATCCCAGAGTATGGCAATTATATCTTAATCTATCCCTTGGGAAGGGTCGATGTGTCTAAATACAACGCTGATGTCAAAATTGGAATTATGAAGGGAGTACTTGCTGTAAATGGTATTCCATTATATGGCGATGGGGTTCTCCTTATAGTTCCTGGCAGAAACAGGGATGGAGAGTTGCTTTTCGTTCTATACAAAGGTAGAAATACTGAAGACATAGCAAACCTCCTCTTCAACACACCAATACTCAAGTACCTGCATGGAAAAGCTATCGTGGCATCTTGGGTTGATGAAAACAGAGATGACGAGGTTCAGGAAAATGAGATATCTGTGATCTTCATTTGA
- a CDS encoding DUF2341 domain-containing protein, giving the protein MRRGFIINASILVMLIPILLLLATYEEISSQVILSQSERAYSERVYQVISSLQLEFKRALEISGKRALIAAIDYVAVTGKFISPTYGANNTIRDLILKGNSPPLAGYDVERIMGNQTIEAWLGEVEKQLRKQGLLFGVNRDSIIRNTTILIAPLDSFRIVIKGRINSIVIKDLAGKIVYKGSIPEKGYVYSIVDLNGLEDPMFSAVTGGRYQRIVRACKYAYPEIFAKPVKVIEGSGVSSTSPVIGRYSTAVTSDTIYIGEKYPGDGALAYVLKEGDFSETTAPIIVNTTVGGELVNPADVFKEGDMGVLVFGSAVTWCNYTYPYRVSFTVPASYIGKLVLLEFNATDYPFSSIPHSGASGALVLYTPDCVEASYWIESWDDQKVLIWLRPTTTTYYIYYSKSSDVPYKRGSLLSVFGANYTQNVTLSPGTVFPLFTTAQREFFVRYNLSASWNNDFNGGVEISLNATGIPDISIIEVQLSYPKTITDVQVPIYLNSTIASLIPHDSTTNKAKIKVYADGSLTKEVPFWIEYWGDGGALIWVRTDLPGSVYIAYSDSFQYTRGDGNSVFLFFDDFNESRTELEQNWIINGVVSLNPSGNGTLTIFGGDKVYALRTRKPLNINNQFVVEFRMRPSFEYEGKWNAGIGLQYKIFKLNITLLFTDDISKNFLAQYYAWGWVLISSSSPRGDYGYHVYSVELSYYSYLSGTFEFKDLTAQNRQETVKDWVFKFPLYYLYIFIDSGSSSRGAIFDWIFIRKYINIGDLSQKITILGTPVTFQFVDNWTTEKLLILKDWKDKLASYSPGTWFISNPNRYEVKFNAANGLNLTYIHEPRVSSETSQVTLSGDVTSDISVYLVVNNTVGNRGFFSWVIWGDSYITYTPLLSQEETKPPENLARAYDLEPFLLCINEQERVGNREGEIGYFGVSWGMSFFERLEGSTVNHEKYVRLSEQIQNEVGLAKNGMYYPIGLVSFMVPTDSLTYYFDEKLNNLFLTVLQRAPEENVSSVDFCFLDHYFPGKLLVDNPICDLQTYRVYGISDSPDRDSVYFFIDENTASTMFGVTGARDLLQR; this is encoded by the coding sequence ATGAGAAGGGGTTTTATAATCAATGCTTCAATTCTCGTGATGTTGATTCCAATTTTATTACTATTAGCAACATATGAGGAAATATCATCCCAGGTAATTCTTAGTCAAAGTGAGAGGGCTTATTCTGAAAGAGTTTATCAAGTTATATCATCGCTTCAATTAGAATTTAAAAGAGCCCTGGAGATATCTGGTAAGAGGGCTCTAATAGCTGCAATTGACTATGTTGCCGTGACTGGTAAGTTCATTTCTCCAACTTATGGAGCGAACAATACAATAAGGGATCTTATTTTAAAAGGAAATTCTCCTCCGTTAGCTGGTTACGATGTAGAAAGAATTATGGGGAATCAAACTATTGAGGCTTGGTTGGGTGAAGTTGAAAAACAATTAAGAAAACAGGGGTTACTTTTTGGGGTCAATAGGGATAGCATTATTAGGAACACTACAATTTTGATTGCTCCCTTAGACTCGTTCAGGATTGTAATAAAGGGAAGAATTAACAGTATAGTAATTAAAGATCTCGCGGGTAAGATAGTTTACAAAGGGAGTATTCCAGAGAAAGGTTACGTTTATTCAATAGTTGACTTAAATGGTCTTGAAGATCCCATGTTCTCAGCGGTTACTGGGGGAAGATATCAAAGGATTGTAAGGGCATGTAAATATGCCTACCCGGAGATCTTTGCAAAACCTGTTAAAGTTATTGAGGGGTCTGGAGTTAGTAGTACTTCTCCAGTAATTGGCAGATATTCAACGGCAGTAACGTCGGATACAATATATATTGGAGAAAAGTATCCGGGTGATGGAGCGTTGGCATATGTCTTAAAGGAAGGTGACTTTTCTGAAACAACAGCTCCAATCATTGTAAACACAACGGTAGGAGGAGAACTCGTAAATCCGGCCGATGTGTTTAAAGAAGGCGATATGGGTGTTCTTGTATTTGGTAGTGCTGTCACTTGGTGTAACTATACTTATCCCTACCGTGTATCTTTTACTGTTCCTGCAAGCTATATTGGAAAGCTCGTTCTTCTTGAATTCAATGCAACGGACTATCCTTTCAGCTCAATTCCTCATTCGGGAGCATCTGGGGCTTTGGTACTTTATACCCCAGATTGTGTTGAGGCTAGTTACTGGATAGAGAGCTGGGATGATCAAAAGGTTCTAATATGGCTGAGACCGACTACAACCACTTATTATATCTATTATTCTAAATCTTCCGATGTTCCATATAAGAGAGGAAGTCTGCTGTCTGTGTTTGGAGCGAACTATACTCAGAATGTTACTTTATCCCCTGGGACTGTATTTCCACTCTTTACCACAGCTCAAAGAGAATTCTTTGTTAGGTACAATCTTTCGGCATCATGGAATAATGATTTCAATGGAGGGGTGGAGATAAGTTTGAATGCCACTGGGATCCCGGATATTAGTATTATTGAAGTGCAGTTAAGTTATCCTAAAACCATTACAGATGTTCAGGTTCCAATATACCTGAACTCCACAATTGCCAGCTTGATTCCCCATGATTCCACGACAAACAAGGCGAAAATTAAGGTGTATGCTGACGGCTCACTTACTAAAGAAGTTCCCTTCTGGATAGAGTATTGGGGCGATGGGGGAGCATTAATATGGGTTAGAACTGACCTCCCTGGAAGCGTTTACATAGCTTACTCTGACTCCTTCCAATACACGAGGGGAGATGGGAATTCAGTGTTTCTGTTCTTTGATGATTTTAATGAAAGCAGAACCGAGCTAGAGCAAAATTGGATAATTAATGGGGTGGTTTCTTTGAATCCTAGTGGAAATGGCACCCTAACTATTTTTGGTGGAGATAAAGTGTATGCCCTGAGAACAAGAAAACCTCTCAATATAAATAATCAATTTGTTGTTGAATTTAGAATGAGGCCAAGTTTTGAATACGAAGGGAAGTGGAATGCAGGAATTGGGCTCCAATATAAGATATTTAAGTTAAACATAACATTATTATTTACTGATGACATCTCAAAAAATTTCTTGGCTCAATATTATGCTTGGGGGTGGGTTTTGATCTCTAGTTCAAGTCCTAGGGGAGACTATGGCTATCATGTATATTCTGTTGAGCTAAGTTACTATTCTTATTTATCTGGAACTTTTGAATTTAAGGATTTAACTGCTCAAAACAGACAAGAAACTGTTAAAGATTGGGTATTTAAGTTCCCCTTATACTATTTGTATATATTTATAGATAGTGGATCTTCATCGAGAGGGGCAATCTTTGATTGGATATTCATAAGGAAGTACATCAATATCGGCGACTTATCTCAAAAAATCACGATACTTGGAACTCCCGTGACCTTCCAGTTCGTCGACAACTGGACTACTGAGAAACTTCTGATCCTCAAGGACTGGAAGGATAAGCTGGCAAGTTATTCCCCAGGGACGTGGTTCATATCCAATCCAAACAGGTATGAGGTCAAGTTCAATGCCGCCAATGGCTTAAACTTAACCTACATTCATGAACCACGGGTTTCTTCTGAGACTTCCCAAGTAACACTCTCCGGAGATGTTACTAGTGATATTTCAGTTTACCTTGTGGTTAATAATACCGTTGGTAACAGAGGATTCTTCTCGTGGGTAATATGGGGGGATTCTTACATAACCTATACTCCTCTTCTCTCTCAAGAAGAAACCAAGCCACCTGAGAACCTTGCGAGGGCTTATGATCTTGAACCTTTCCTGCTCTGTATCAATGAGCAAGAGAGGGTTGGAAACAGGGAGGGGGAGATAGGATACTTTGGCGTGTCCTGGGGAATGTCTTTCTTTGAGAGACTCGAGGGTAGCACGGTTAATCATGAAAAATACGTTAGATTGTCTGAACAAATTCAAAATGAAGTTGGTTTAGCTAAGAATGGCATGTATTATCCAATAGGACTCGTAAGCTTTATGGTACCCACGGATAGTCTAACTTATTACTTTGATGAGAAGCTTAACAACTTGTTCTTAACAGTGCTTCAAAGGGCACCAGAGGAAAATGTCAGTAGTGTTGACTTCTGCTTCTTAGATCACTACTTCCCAGGAAAGCTCCTAGTTGATAATCCAATATGTGATTTACAAACATATAGAGTTTACGGGATATCAGATTCCCCAGATAGGGATAGTGTTTACTTCTTCATAGATGAAAATACGGCATCTACGATGTTCGGAGTAACGGGGGCTAGAGACTTATTACAGAGATAA